Proteins co-encoded in one Chaetodon auriga isolate fChaAug3 chromosome 9, fChaAug3.hap1, whole genome shotgun sequence genomic window:
- the fhdc2 gene encoding uncharacterized protein fhdc2 → MLINLTVAIKESRAFHGTQLAFPSAAPDAVELTAMDSRPMLVAPLPPPPLAPPPPPPPPPPPPPPPPPASSSSSSPFSRADSARRSRLRKLNWERIPKEKVEGRKSVWSGAAPGEDEFPIDLHSLDELFGQKDSKPQDRTSTLRRRSALLRCRSPQDSSEEITLLDSKRSMNIGIFLRQFKMPAKEIVEDIRRGAGDRYGAEKLTELCKLLPDSEEESRLRRFGGERSWLGEPDLFILLLVEVPSFRLRLDAMILQQEFDPAVTALCVAARCLREAARELLSCPELHSILRLVLKAGNYMNAGGYAGNAAGFRISSLLKLADTKANKPGMNLLHFVAMEAVKKDQSLLSFPSQLGHVGSASRLCEESVLEDLSKLKSRVVALKANIQTEAEIQQHTQPFLEMAEERLKEAEDEVEGMRMSSQALVEFFCEDDSTFKLEEACRVFHLFCHRFQKAVQENAERELKEQKRMERQREIGEKRRSLAVCTGLDLGLSLAKEPQSQESQDELEKLLEKNLSYTWSRRSLRSSDSRRFSQHLHNDTHLHNSSMLKGFPELGSSPTSTSYHSNSSSDHETTAALCSSPETDGTCSPVDQEPVLSRGIRSQHCQTTNRSMGAVQDSRVATFSHSQHGQGFTIKQHGPESISYLLQGQQKATGLEKEAETSHEAMVSMTAESSPTSCTNSAAISTDTPALCVKRQTSTHRHRFGLPVTDSSCTVQGKSDGSCFDDSAPQSLHTSGILSHSDTGAALLRYQGSESQSQSSVNAPERVQSQPQARGTPTITTSAGMPDAGLTKHTDTEGASTPVKENWIPSSLPEFSKSQPEEYSDLPSPERETARSYSRVGETLECHTLVKGLRSYDALSPPTSPLPRPAPSLCSKWRKEREVDLREGTTPGSAASKEEARTMKIPVRSGIGAKRGLASRVGPANSTGIPRVRSKTEPLNGTTTPANPATPSRLSTPRSISMRSSPITRPAAVQTEVKRSSSTRERTVSEQQTPGKTTLTRRASDRSLPEKVSGSTQPAFVRGTPLRVSKRLAPNSETLVPPQPRTAHSPSSATAKTIRTAVISAARNKTAKTTSTSTPPASSKIPTASRIPGPKMPRATAAQPLWR, encoded by the exons ATGCTCATCAACCTGACTGTGGCCATCAAGGAGTCTCGTGCCTTTCATGGAACACAGCTTGCCTTTCCCTCCGCTGCCCCAGACGCTGTGGAATTGACAGCCATGGATTCACGTCCGATGCTGGTCGCCCCTCTGCCGCCGCCTCCCCTagcacctccaccacctccgcctccaccccctcctccgcCACCCCCACCTCCGCCggcatcctcctcttcctcctcgccGTTTAGCCGGGCGGACAGTGCCCGTCGGAGCCGGCTGAGGAAGCTGAACTGGGAGCGTATCCCCAAAGAGAAGGTGGAAGGGAGGAAGAGCGTGTGGAGCGGGGCGGCCCCGGGCGAGGACGAgttccccatagacctccattcTCTGGATGAGCTGTTTGGTCAGAAGGACAGCAAGCCTCAGGACAGAACCAGCACCCTGCGACGCAGGTCTGCTCTGCTGCGCTGCAGATCCCCCCAGGACAGCTCGGAAGAG ATCACCCTGCTGGACTCCAAGCGCAGTATGAACATTGGAATATTTCTACGCCAGTTCAAGAT gccTGCTAAGGAGATAGTTGAGGATATTAGGCGGGGTGCCGGGGACCGTTATGGAGCCGAGAAGCTCACAGAGCTCTGCAAATTGCTGCCTGACAGTGAGGAG GAGTCTCGCCTGAGGAGGTTCGGTGGGGAGCGGAGCTGGCTTGGAGAGCCTGATCTTTTCATCCTGCTCTTGGTGGAAGTCCCCAG TTTTCGGCTCCGTCTCGATGCTATGATTCTGCAGCAAGAGTTTGACCCTGCCGTGACCGCTCTGTGTGTGGCAGCCAGATGTCTGAGGGAGGCGGCCAGAG AACTGCTGAGCTGTCCTGAATTACACTCCATCCTTCGTTTGGTGCTGAAAGCGGGGAACTACATGAATGCT GGTGGATATGCAGGGAATGCCGCTGGTTTCCGAATTTCATCGCTGCTCAAACTGGCTGACACCAAAGCCAACAAGCCTGGCATGAATCTGCTGCATTTTGTAGCGATG gaagctgtgaaaaaggaCCAGAGTTTACTGTCATTTCCCAGCCAACTAGGCCATGTTGGCTCCGCCTCCAG ATTGTGTGAAGAGTCTGTGTTGGAGGACTTATCCAAGTTAAAAAGCAGAGTGGTGGCCCTCAAAGCAAACATCCAGACTGAGGCAGAGATTCAGCAGCATACACAACCTTTCCTAGAG ATGGCTGAGGAGCGTCTGAAGGAGGCGGAGGATGAGGTGGAGGGCATGAGGATGTCTAGTCAGGCTCTGGTGGAGTTTTTCTGTGAAGATGACAGCACCTTCAAACTAGAGGAGGCTTGCAGGGTCTTCCATCTGTTTTGCCACCGCTTCCAAAAGGCTGTTCAG GAGAATGCAGAGCGGGAGCTGAAGGAGCAGAAACGCATGGAGCGTCAACGTGAGATTGGGGAAAAGCGTCGCTCTCTGGCTGTCTGTACGGGGCTGGACCTGGGCCTCAGCCTTGCCAAGGAGCCTCAAAGTCAGGAGAGCCAAGATGAGCTGGAGAAACTCCTCGAGAAGAACTTGAGCTACACGTGGAGTCGACGCAGCCTGAGAAGCTCTGACTCCCGCAGGTTTTCCCAACACCTCCACAATGACACCCATCTCCATAACTCATCCATGCTCAAAGGCTTCCCTGAGCTGGGCAGCAGCCCGACATCAACCAGTTATCACTCTAACAGTTCCTCGGACCACGAGACCACTGCTGCGCTTTGTAGCTCCCCAGAGACTGATGGCACATGCTCCCCTGTTGACCAAGAACCAGTTCTGAGTAGAGGGATCAGGTCTCAGCACTGTCAAACAACCAACCGCAGCATGGGCGCAGTTCAGGACTCGCGTGTTGCTACGTTTAGTCATTCTCAGCATGGACAGGGCTTCACAATCAAGCAGCACGGGCCTGAGAGCATTTCTTATTTGCTGCAAGGCCAACAGAAGGCAACAGGTCTTGAAAAAGAAGCTGAGACTTCACATGAGGCCATGGTTTCTATGACCGCTGAATCTTCACCCACTTCCTGTACAAACTCTGCTGCTATATCCACTGATACACCTGCCCTTTGTGTTAAAAGGCAGACCTCCACTCATAGACATAGGTTTGGCCTTCCAGTGACAGACAGTTCTTGCACTGTTCAGGGTAAATCTGATGGCTCTTGTTTTGATGATTCTGCACCTCAGTCTCTTCATACAAGTGGAATACTTTCCCACAGTGACACCGGGGCTGCATTGTTAAGGTACCAGGGATCTGAGAGCCAATCACAATCGTCTGTAAATGCTCCAGAGAGGGTCCAGTCACAACCACAGGCAAGAGGGACGCCCACCATAACAACAAGTGCTGGGATGCCTGATGCAGGTTTAACAAAGCACACTGACACTGAAGGGGCATCCACACCTGTGAAGGAGAACTGGATTCCCTCCAGTCTCCCGGAGTTCAGCAAATCACAGCCAGAGGAGTACTCTGACTTACCAAGTCCTGAGAGGGAGACGGCAAGGTCGTACTCCCGTGTGGGTGAAACACTGGAGTGCCACACTCTGGTGAAAGGCCTCCGGTCCTATGACGCCTTGTCACCCCCAACCTCCCCACTCCCACGACCTGCACCGAGCCTCTGCTCCAaatggaggaaagagagggaggttGACCTTCGAGAGGGGACAACTCCAGGGTCTGCTGCATCAAAGGAGGAGGCCCGAACCATGAAGATCCCTGTGCGTAGTGGAATAGGGGCCAAAAGGGGACTTGCCTCACGTGTGGGACCTGCCAATAGCACGGGCATTCCCAGGGTGCGCTCCAAAACTGAGCCTTTAAATGGAACTACAACCCCTGCTAATCCAGCCACTCCCAGCCGGCTGTCTACTCCTCGCAGCATATCCATGCGCTCGTCTCCTATCACACGGCCTGCCGCTGTTCAGACAGAGGTGAAACGCAGCAGTAGCACAAGGGAGAGGACTGTAAGTGAGCAACAGACTCCAGGAAAGACCACCTTAACCCGCAGGGCCTCTGACAGATCTTTACCAGAGAAAGTCTCAGGCAGCACCCAGCCAGCCTTCGTCAGAGGAACTCCTCTCCGTGTGTCAAAACGACTCGCCCCTAACTCTGAGACCCTGGTCCCCCCCCAGCCTCGCACTGCCCACAGCCCATCCTCCGCCACAGCCAAGACCATCCGCACGGCTGTCATATCTGCCGCCCGAAACAAAACTGCCAAGACAACAAGCACAAGCACTCCTCCTGCTAGCTCTAAAATCCCCACAGCTTCACGGATACCTGGTCCCAAAATGCCTCGAGCTACTGCAGCTCAGCCACTGTGGAGGTGA
- the rhogd gene encoding ras homolog gene family, member Gd gives MQTIKCVVVGDGAVGKTCLLISYTTNAFPEEYIPTVFDNYSAQMSVDGRTVSLNLWDTAGQEEYDRLRTLSYPQTNVFIICFSIGSPSSHANVRHKWHPEVSHHCPNVPILLVGTKRDLRGDAETVKKLKEQGLAPTTQQQGNALAKQIGAVKYMECSALLQDGVREVFAEAVRAVLYPVTKKNTKKCVLL, from the coding sequence ATGCAGACCATaaagtgtgtggtggtgggtgACGGGGCAGTGGGTAAAACTTGCCTGCTCATCTCTTATACCACCAATGCCTTTCCTGAGGAGTATATTCCCACCGTGTTTGACAACTACAGCGCTCAAATGAGCGTGGACGGGCGCACTGTCAGCCTCAACCTGTGGGACACGGCAGGCCAGGAGGAATATGACCGCCTGCGCACTCTTTCCTATCCTCAAACCAACGTTTTCATCATCTGCTTTTCCATTGGCAGCCCCTCCAGCCATGCCAATGTCAGGCACAAGTGGCACCCTGAGGTGTCTCACCACTGCCCCAACGTGCCCATCCTGCTGGTGGGCACCAAGAGGGACCTGAGGGGCGATGCAGAAACAgtgaagaagctgaaggagcAGGGTCTGGCCCCTACCACCCAGCAGCAGGGCAATGCCCTGGCCAAGCAGATTGGGGCTGTTAAGTACATGGagtgttctgctctgctgcaggatgGTGTCAGGGAGGTGTTTGCTGAAGCTGTGAGGGCAGTGTTGTATCCAGTAACGAAAAAGAACACCAAGAAGTGTGTGCTGTTGTAA